From the genome of Lentimonas sp. CC4, one region includes:
- a CDS encoding alpha-L-fucosidase, whose translation MITRKISFLGLLVALSSLALVPQAEANKPDRIGPLLNDPARESEFMDWGLGMFVHWSHDSQIGSVISHSMVGASDKYLDRMIHELPKTFNPQKYNADEWMEIAKIAGAKYMVFTTKHHNGFCMWDTETTEFNVMNTPYGKDIVKDYVDACRRSGLKVGLYFSPEDFLYLRGIGETIRRVGTSGKEKEGLVEYNIRQLDELFENYGEIDMIFFDGRDQADLVQYIHQKYPKCIVTRGEMTTPEQNLPKTPLPGPWESCFTLGSQWQFKPTNERYKSGTQLINMLIETRAKGGNLLINMGPEPSGAIPFEQDRTFRELGMWMFINDEAIHDIRPGKVIGEDGVWYTQSKDGKSVYVFLTEFTGKKQWKLGERKKIVLKELKATRGTSISVLGQNDKVVEYQPKIVPTSRFKQVEEGLEISVVRAQRIYNDKKWPNTVVVKLDHVEFVK comes from the coding sequence ATGATAACTAGAAAAATATCCTTCCTTGGCCTCTTGGTCGCCTTATCAAGTCTAGCTTTGGTGCCGCAAGCCGAAGCCAATAAGCCGGATCGCATCGGGCCACTATTGAATGATCCTGCACGTGAATCGGAATTCATGGATTGGGGCCTAGGCATGTTTGTGCACTGGTCGCACGATTCGCAAATTGGCTCTGTTATTAGCCACTCCATGGTAGGTGCGTCGGACAAATATCTGGATCGCATGATTCATGAACTGCCAAAGACCTTTAACCCCCAAAAGTATAATGCCGATGAGTGGATGGAGATCGCCAAGATCGCTGGTGCCAAATATATGGTCTTCACCACCAAGCATCACAACGGCTTCTGTATGTGGGATACCGAAACGACGGAGTTCAATGTCATGAACACCCCGTATGGGAAAGATATCGTCAAAGATTATGTAGATGCCTGCCGTCGCTCTGGCCTCAAAGTGGGCTTGTATTTCTCCCCGGAAGATTTCCTCTATCTGCGAGGGATCGGGGAAACGATTCGCCGAGTCGGAACGAGCGGCAAAGAAAAGGAAGGGCTTGTCGAATATAACATACGCCAGCTGGACGAGCTCTTTGAGAACTATGGTGAGATTGATATGATATTCTTTGACGGTCGCGACCAAGCCGACTTGGTTCAATACATCCATCAAAAATATCCGAAGTGTATTGTGACTCGGGGAGAAATGACTACGCCGGAGCAGAATCTCCCTAAAACGCCTTTACCTGGGCCATGGGAATCTTGCTTTACGCTAGGCAGCCAATGGCAGTTCAAACCGACGAATGAGCGATACAAATCCGGGACTCAATTGATCAATATGTTGATTGAGACTCGTGCAAAAGGAGGCAACCTCTTGATTAATATGGGACCCGAGCCTTCTGGCGCGATTCCCTTTGAGCAGGATCGCACCTTCCGCGAACTGGGCATGTGGATGTTTATTAACGACGAGGCGATTCATGATATCCGTCCAGGTAAAGTCATAGGGGAGGATGGTGTGTGGTATACGCAGTCTAAAGATGGCAAATCAGTATATGTCTTCCTGACTGAATTCACTGGAAAAAAGCAATGGAAGTTAGGCGAGCGCAAAAAGATCGTGCTCAAAGAGTTGAAAGCTACGCGTGGCACCAGCATCTCGGTGCTCGGCCAAAACGACAAAGTGGTAGAATACCAGCCGAAGATTGTTCCAACATCGAGGTTCAAGCAGGTCGAGGAAGGTCTTGAAATTTCCGTCGTGCGTGCACAGCGGATTTACAACGACAAGAAATGGCCAAACACGGTAGTCGTGAAACTCGATCATGTAGAGTTTGTGAAATAA
- a CDS encoding sulfatase, translating into MKRSYLKSYWLYSLALVVGVPFLLAAAEKPNILLIIIDDMGWKDISVSGSAYYETPHIDGLAREGLRFTNAYSAAPTCTPSRGAIYSGKFPARTKLTAVYNRNEGPDDRLYAISKYQGKNDQTLEALHRHALPSGEFILPQALAAGGYTTGFFGKWHIGECANYQPDDRGFDVAKGYRTSYVPTSKSGHWMKTFSKYGAHLEGVDPDAYVADVLTDECIDFISKNHDKRWMAVLSHYLVHSPVQPKPEKLAHYQQKRKTDQGSPGYASMVESVDESVGRVLQALKALKLDENTMVIFTSDNGGLTLKNTSNYPLMGGKSFPFEGGTKVPFIVKWPSKVDPGISGQRIVGTDIYPTLLSAAGLLLRPEQHVDGVDLMPVLTEKATLEPRPIIVHYPHYTHATGPFSSITEGGWKLIRFYNDEFGAYLLYDLDNDPHERYDLTVTNPEKVARLAAQLDRALTEMQAEMPRENLDYTPSNKALNLKTTKALANKEWKLFEARQ; encoded by the coding sequence ATGAAAAGATCCTATCTTAAGTCGTATTGGCTTTACTCTCTCGCCCTAGTGGTAGGCGTGCCGTTCCTTTTAGCGGCTGCGGAAAAGCCTAACATCCTATTAATCATCATTGATGATATGGGGTGGAAGGATATCAGTGTTTCTGGCAGCGCTTACTACGAGACACCTCATATCGACGGGTTGGCTCGCGAGGGCTTGCGCTTCACTAACGCCTATTCCGCTGCGCCGACTTGCACGCCGTCGCGAGGCGCAATCTATTCGGGGAAATTCCCTGCGCGCACGAAATTGACGGCGGTGTATAATCGAAATGAAGGCCCTGATGATCGTTTGTATGCAATCAGCAAATACCAAGGCAAAAACGACCAGACACTTGAGGCCTTACACCGTCACGCCTTGCCCTCGGGGGAGTTCATCCTGCCACAAGCGCTCGCGGCAGGCGGCTATACGACTGGCTTCTTTGGTAAATGGCACATCGGGGAATGCGCGAATTATCAGCCAGACGATCGTGGCTTTGATGTGGCGAAGGGCTATCGCACCTCCTATGTGCCGACCAGCAAGTCTGGTCATTGGATGAAGACCTTTTCGAAATACGGCGCGCACTTGGAGGGCGTGGATCCAGATGCCTATGTGGCCGACGTGTTGACAGATGAGTGCATTGATTTCATTTCCAAAAATCATGATAAGCGATGGATGGCAGTATTATCGCATTATTTGGTTCATTCTCCGGTTCAGCCGAAACCAGAGAAGTTGGCTCATTATCAGCAGAAGCGGAAAACAGACCAGGGCAGTCCGGGCTACGCATCTATGGTTGAATCGGTGGACGAGAGTGTCGGCCGAGTGCTACAAGCACTCAAAGCACTCAAGCTTGATGAGAATACGATGGTGATTTTTACTTCGGATAACGGAGGATTGACACTCAAGAATACCTCGAACTATCCGTTAATGGGCGGTAAATCCTTTCCCTTTGAAGGCGGAACTAAAGTGCCGTTTATCGTCAAATGGCCGAGTAAGGTTGATCCCGGGATTTCGGGACAGCGTATTGTTGGCACGGATATTTATCCTACCCTGTTGAGTGCCGCTGGGCTGCTGTTGCGTCCGGAGCAGCATGTGGATGGTGTCGATCTGATGCCCGTTTTGACAGAGAAAGCTACCTTGGAGCCACGCCCGATCATTGTGCACTATCCGCATTATACGCACGCGACAGGACCGTTTTCTTCGATTACGGAAGGAGGCTGGAAATTGATTCGTTTTTACAACGATGAGTTCGGTGCCTACTTGCTCTACGATTTAGACAATGATCCCCATGAGCGATACGACCTGACCGTCACCAATCCAGAAAAAGTTGCACGGCTGGCAGCGCAACTGGATCGGGCGTTGACGGAGATGCAGGCCGAGATGCCCAGGGAGAATCTGGACTATACGCCTTCCAATAAGGCGTTGAATTTAAAGACCACTAAGGCGCTGGCCAATAAGGAATGGAAACTGTTTGAAGCACGGCAGTGA
- a CDS encoding alpha-L-fucosidase: MYTNILKQSFIVPFLALAGAVAFSSQLSAKDELGEDPFALNQAQHQAGEGKDNWSGRSPEELRAWAKKNLHHKLTARRVIVAKDHPEWDWFRKSGLGLFLHWGLTSENPQTGDAWAMVWSERKAKSNRFMQTPEEMFAVAETWNPTKYDPDQWFAAASKAGFGYSVLTTRHHDGYALWPSDYGTWDTGDYMGGRDLVKDYVEASRKNNMRVGFYFSGPNWHYDYKNREFQNPPGKDYKVNYKHEKVSPDTKLTPLMATSSAAEKAESIGQVRELMTHYGQIDVVWWDGSVAMNEAELAEMQPGVFVARGNIATPEGEHQAASHNLKVSNEAGWWWESCQKSENSFTPNWHYGIECETNHWDANTLLTELIRCRALGGNLLVNVPPRGDGSMMDWFYEVCNEMEGWMAHSKEATYDVDQDAPLPMLDQTQNYTTKRGNTYYSLPDVESVIFITDVTRPKSVTLLRTGAKLDFEYRDSALRVVLPTEMETDLPDMVKIVF, from the coding sequence ATGTATACAAATATCCTGAAGCAGTCTTTTATTGTCCCTTTTCTCGCCCTTGCCGGGGCAGTGGCCTTTTCCTCGCAACTGAGCGCGAAGGACGAACTCGGCGAAGACCCTTTTGCACTGAACCAAGCCCAGCACCAAGCAGGCGAAGGTAAGGATAACTGGTCGGGACGTAGTCCAGAGGAGCTGCGCGCGTGGGCTAAAAAGAATTTGCACCATAAACTTACCGCTAGGCGTGTGATCGTTGCCAAGGATCATCCCGAGTGGGACTGGTTTCGTAAATCAGGCCTCGGGCTCTTTTTACACTGGGGCTTAACCAGTGAAAATCCACAGACCGGCGATGCTTGGGCTATGGTCTGGTCGGAGCGTAAAGCAAAATCAAACCGCTTCATGCAGACACCAGAGGAGATGTTTGCCGTGGCGGAGACGTGGAATCCGACGAAATACGATCCCGATCAATGGTTCGCCGCTGCAAGCAAGGCAGGCTTTGGCTATTCGGTGCTCACGACACGGCACCACGATGGTTATGCGCTGTGGCCCAGTGATTACGGCACTTGGGATACCGGCGACTACATGGGCGGTCGTGACTTAGTGAAAGACTATGTCGAGGCCTCACGTAAAAACAATATGCGCGTTGGATTTTATTTCTCAGGTCCGAACTGGCACTACGATTACAAGAATCGGGAGTTTCAGAATCCACCGGGCAAGGACTATAAGGTAAACTACAAGCACGAGAAGGTGTCTCCAGATACCAAGCTGACGCCTCTCATGGCGACTTCGAGCGCAGCAGAGAAGGCCGAGTCCATCGGACAAGTGCGCGAGCTCATGACCCACTACGGGCAGATCGATGTGGTTTGGTGGGATGGTAGTGTGGCCATGAACGAAGCGGAGCTCGCTGAGATGCAGCCTGGCGTGTTTGTCGCACGCGGTAATATTGCGACCCCAGAAGGCGAGCATCAGGCCGCCAGTCATAATCTCAAAGTGAGCAACGAAGCCGGATGGTGGTGGGAGAGTTGTCAGAAGTCTGAGAATAGTTTTACGCCAAACTGGCACTACGGCATCGAATGCGAAACGAATCACTGGGATGCCAACACACTGCTGACCGAGCTGATCCGTTGCCGCGCACTCGGCGGGAACCTTCTTGTCAATGTGCCACCACGCGGGGACGGTTCGATGATGGACTGGTTCTACGAGGTCTGCAACGAGATGGAAGGGTGGATGGCGCACTCCAAAGAGGCAACGTATGACGTCGATCAAGATGCCCCGTTGCCCATGTTGGATCAAACTCAGAACTACACGACCAAACGCGGCAACACCTACTACTCGCTACCGGATGTAGAAAGCGTCATTTTCATCACCGACGTCACACGCCCGAAGTCGGTGACTTTACTGCGGACAGGCGCGAAATTGGATTTTGAATATCGCGATTCCGCCCTCCGCGTGGTGCTGCCCACTGAGATGGAGACCGACCTTCCCGACATGGTGAAGATTGTGTTCTAG
- a CDS encoding TRAP transporter substrate-binding protein, whose translation MKQNKSYLTFGVILGVVATSLVFAFFGSNAPAGAAQGRELKVSHNSPTNHPVHEGLDFMSMRVAELSGGELRLEVFPNGQLGSETQTMEQLQAGTLDIAKGSSAPISNFISVCKVFSLPYLFRDEEHFWGVLNGEIGQEILDTLATNDAGRSSGFRGLTYYDAGSRNFYAKKAIESPQDLEGMKIRVQNDPVAMDMIDAMGGAPTPVAWGELYTALQQGVVDGAENNPQSFVTSRHFEVCKEFSFDHHARVPDILLISLKTWNSLSAQEQAWLTQAASESTAFQREVWASGANEAIAMMEAEGVTISYPDIAPFMAVTQSVRDKYATGELSELVSRISEE comes from the coding sequence ATGAAACAAAATAAATCTTATCTTACCTTTGGTGTGATACTGGGCGTGGTCGCAACCTCGTTGGTATTCGCTTTCTTTGGATCGAATGCGCCTGCCGGAGCCGCGCAAGGGCGCGAACTCAAAGTCTCGCATAATTCGCCCACGAATCATCCAGTTCATGAGGGCCTCGATTTTATGTCTATGCGCGTCGCAGAGCTCTCGGGAGGGGAGTTGCGGCTTGAGGTCTTCCCCAATGGCCAGTTAGGCAGTGAGACCCAGACCATGGAGCAGTTGCAGGCGGGCACGCTGGACATTGCCAAGGGCAGTTCGGCGCCGATCAGTAATTTTATCTCAGTCTGTAAGGTCTTTAGCTTGCCGTATTTGTTTCGCGATGAGGAGCACTTCTGGGGCGTTCTCAACGGTGAGATCGGTCAGGAGATTTTGGATACCTTGGCAACCAACGATGCGGGGCGTTCCAGTGGCTTTCGTGGATTGACTTATTATGATGCGGGTAGTCGTAATTTTTATGCGAAGAAGGCGATTGAGTCGCCGCAGGATTTGGAAGGAATGAAGATTCGTGTGCAGAACGATCCAGTGGCGATGGATATGATCGATGCCATGGGGGGCGCACCGACGCCAGTGGCATGGGGCGAGCTCTATACTGCGTTGCAACAGGGCGTGGTTGATGGTGCCGAGAATAACCCGCAGAGTTTTGTGACTTCGCGTCACTTTGAGGTATGTAAGGAGTTTTCGTTCGATCATCATGCGCGCGTTCCAGACATTTTGCTGATCAGTTTAAAGACTTGGAATAGTTTAAGTGCGCAGGAGCAAGCTTGGTTGACGCAGGCCGCCAGTGAATCGACCGCCTTTCAGCGTGAGGTCTGGGCCAGCGGCGCGAATGAAGCGATTGCGATGATGGAAGCAGAGGGAGTGACCATTTCGTATCCTGATATCGCACCATTTATGGCAGTGACACAGTCCGTGCGTGATAAATATGCAACGGGTGAATTGAGCGAGTTGGTGAGCCGTATCAGCGAGGAATAA
- a CDS encoding TRAP transporter small permease — protein sequence MLKSLNAWASRCLNLLLIIIFVVLVIDVLWGVGSRYLLGTQARWSEELARLLMVWLALLGAALATREGEHLGLDIVVRQWTEDVQRWASVVVQLAVIAFALIIMAWGGGQLVAARFESGQMLPALDISRAWFYLALPVSGVLVSCFSLERLFAELAEISKVKGAQS from the coding sequence ATGTTAAAATCATTAAATGCATGGGCCTCTCGCTGCCTGAATCTGTTACTGATCATCATTTTCGTCGTGCTTGTGATCGATGTGCTCTGGGGCGTGGGGTCGCGTTACTTGTTAGGCACGCAGGCGCGTTGGTCGGAGGAATTAGCACGGCTGCTCATGGTCTGGTTGGCCTTGCTTGGTGCTGCGTTAGCGACGCGTGAAGGTGAGCACCTCGGTTTGGATATTGTGGTGCGACAGTGGACCGAGGACGTGCAGCGTTGGGCATCGGTCGTGGTGCAACTTGCGGTGATCGCGTTTGCGTTGATTATTATGGCATGGGGCGGCGGTCAATTGGTTGCCGCGCGCTTTGAGTCTGGTCAGATGTTGCCTGCGTTAGATATCTCCAGAGCCTGGTTTTATTTAGCCCTGCCGGTGAGTGGGGTGTTGGTGAGCTGCTTCAGCTTAGAGCGTCTGTTTGCGGAACTCGCTGAAATTTCAAAGGTAAAGGGGGCGCAGTCATGA
- a CDS encoding TRAP transporter large permease, whose translation MSQEFALLIALFVALLCLRVPIAFVLGMVTVVTSVALDYDHIPLAAASDLSNGIDSFALLAIPFFILAGELMGCGGLARRLIDLATAVVGRLPGGLAAVNTLTCMLFGAISGSSVAAVSSIGGTLIPEMNRKGYDKDFNIALTACAATTGLLIPPSNIMIVYALVAGNVSVAALFLAGVVPGVVVGLGIMSVALVLCLKRGYGKAIDGVAVSYPPFMPSLLGALPSLLLVVIVLGGILGGVFTATEASAIAVLWAFILGVGCYREIAFSELPRIILKAARTTAVVLFLVACSYAMSRLLTQEQVPQQVSAGLLSLSENPIVILIIMNLVLLMVGVFMDMTPAVLIFTPIFLPIATALGLDPVHFGIILIANLCIGLLTPPVGTCLFVGAGVGKSDIVSVSKAMLPFYVVMVLALLLITYWAPLSMFLPNLAGV comes from the coding sequence ATGAGTCAGGAATTTGCACTATTGATCGCCTTGTTTGTGGCCTTGCTTTGTTTGCGAGTGCCGATCGCTTTTGTTTTGGGCATGGTCACGGTCGTGACGTCGGTTGCGCTGGACTATGATCATATACCCTTAGCCGCGGCGAGTGATCTGAGTAATGGCATTGATAGCTTTGCGCTGCTTGCCATTCCGTTTTTCATTCTTGCTGGTGAACTGATGGGCTGCGGTGGTTTAGCGCGTCGTTTGATCGACTTGGCCACCGCGGTGGTGGGTCGCTTGCCTGGCGGCCTAGCAGCGGTGAATACCCTGACATGTATGCTGTTTGGGGCGATCAGTGGTTCCTCGGTGGCGGCGGTTTCCAGTATCGGTGGCACCTTGATTCCTGAGATGAATCGTAAGGGGTATGATAAAGATTTTAACATCGCGCTCACGGCGTGTGCCGCCACGACGGGTCTGTTGATTCCGCCGAGTAATATCATGATCGTTTATGCCTTGGTCGCGGGCAATGTGTCTGTGGCTGCGTTGTTCCTAGCGGGTGTCGTTCCCGGTGTGGTGGTGGGCTTAGGCATTATGTCTGTGGCACTGGTGCTTTGTTTAAAGCGTGGCTATGGCAAAGCGATTGATGGCGTGGCGGTGAGTTATCCACCATTCATGCCTTCTTTGTTGGGCGCGCTGCCGAGCTTGCTCTTGGTCGTGATTGTTCTTGGAGGGATTCTTGGCGGGGTTTTCACTGCCACGGAAGCGTCGGCGATTGCAGTGTTGTGGGCCTTTATTCTCGGAGTCGGGTGTTATCGCGAAATCGCATTCTCAGAATTACCGAGGATTATTTTGAAAGCCGCGCGCACGACTGCGGTGGTGCTGTTCCTTGTCGCTTGTAGTTATGCGATGAGTCGCTTGCTCACTCAGGAGCAGGTGCCACAACAGGTGAGTGCTGGATTGTTAAGTCTGTCCGAAAACCCGATCGTGATTCTCATCATCATGAATCTGGTGTTACTGATGGTCGGGGTGTTTATGGATATGACGCCAGCGGTGCTTATCTTTACGCCGATATTCTTGCCGATTGCCACGGCACTCGGGCTCGATCCCGTTCACTTTGGTATCATTCTAATCGCGAATCTCTGCATCGGGCTATTAACGCCGCCCGTAGGCACCTGTTTATTTGTCGGAGCAGGGGTGGGGAAGAGCGATATCGTCAGTGTGTCAAAGGCCATGCTACCATTCTATGTGGTGATGGTGCTGGCCTTGCTGTTGATTACGTATTGGGCGCCGCTATCAATGTTCCTACCAAATCTGGCTGGCGTGTAG
- a CDS encoding response regulator transcription factor, producing the protein MQNNIHIMLIEDNVAYRKGIACALDDESDITLTSQFGTAEIALRTLQNATGVDVPDLILLDLNLPSMSGLDSITWIKQYSPNTKILILTQSNMEADILCAIQRGADGYLLKSTSVEDLITGIHEVMNGGASIDPGLARVILNTLKKKLPTSTTTITLSQREHEVLALIGDGLLKKQVADQLDVSQRTIATHLEHIYKKLQVQNAPSAISKAYKLGILK; encoded by the coding sequence ATGCAAAATAACATCCACATCATGCTGATTGAGGACAACGTCGCTTATCGAAAAGGCATCGCCTGCGCGTTGGATGATGAGTCGGACATCACCCTAACAAGCCAGTTCGGCACGGCGGAGATTGCACTACGCACCCTTCAAAATGCCACGGGCGTCGACGTGCCCGACCTGATTCTGCTCGACCTGAATCTGCCTAGCATGTCTGGCCTCGATTCAATCACATGGATTAAGCAGTATTCACCAAACACAAAGATACTAATACTCACTCAGTCGAATATGGAGGCGGATATCCTCTGTGCGATTCAGCGCGGAGCCGATGGTTATCTGCTAAAATCCACCTCAGTTGAAGACCTTATCACTGGCATCCACGAGGTCATGAACGGTGGCGCATCGATCGACCCGGGTCTCGCTCGTGTCATATTAAACACGCTGAAAAAGAAGCTCCCAACCAGCACGACCACGATCACACTCTCTCAGCGTGAACATGAAGTGCTTGCACTGATCGGAGACGGGCTACTCAAAAAGCAGGTAGCTGATCAACTCGACGTTAGCCAGCGAACCATTGCCACCCACCTTGAACACATCTATAAAAAACTTCAGGTGCAAAACGCTCCCTCCGCAATTAGCAAAGCCTACAAGTTAGGTATTTTGAAATAA
- a CDS encoding ATP-binding protein has protein sequence MFRIIQALIAITLVLQTMTGTPLDDLSLPTLEQRLEAIDTELASLARHTLRRGSGSIGFRSKWQKTAEHSEWIEIDLGREVPIDEIALVPILWRDSEDGFRSDAFPEMLRVTYGTGDERPGTLMGELHFSPHNQSIAPRIIPANRVTASWIRIEAPRLNSRAFDGWYVLQFSEIMIFSDSENVALRRPVTVSSKLSNKDVNWNERFLVDGHMPYLMDTAQEKGSLAFLILRSERASLMIDLGHAQPISRIHLHEIEKSDTVPQIDNSSVGTPPRMRLEGANSPNFSDAVTLLETNTERMINQGPILMWPFPETVCRYIRIVDDSDIPEFRIGFAEIEIFSNKHNVARGVMVQSDPPDQRSTPSGSKASTRSLSTLTDGKNLTGNILPIREWLNQLARRQALEVERTQVATALDQRYTQQKANLRRMSWLAALLAAGISITLLTQKIIRQKVVFRTRERIAANLHDELGANLHAIGLFGNLAQKEANKHGEDERWSKLVMYVDEVRTLTKKTGETARYCTNMLEAKEIHEDIVGEIRQMTEHLLIDLEHTLSITCEPQLQQLKPRKRADLYLFYKECLTNIIRHSEATKVETRIALENHRITLTVTDNGCGFTETPKALKRRARLLGAELSIEKPDTRGTYITLQLRKY, from the coding sequence ATGTTCCGTATAATTCAAGCACTGATCGCCATCACACTGGTGCTGCAGACTATGACGGGAACCCCGTTGGACGACCTATCCTTGCCTACACTCGAGCAACGACTGGAAGCCATCGACACCGAATTGGCCTCCCTCGCCCGCCACACCCTTCGTAGGGGCAGCGGCTCGATCGGCTTCCGCTCGAAGTGGCAAAAGACGGCTGAGCACTCCGAATGGATCGAAATCGATCTTGGGCGTGAGGTTCCCATTGATGAAATTGCCCTGGTTCCTATCCTTTGGCGTGATTCTGAAGATGGGTTTCGATCCGACGCCTTCCCCGAAATGCTACGCGTCACATACGGCACAGGCGACGAACGACCAGGCACTCTGATGGGGGAACTCCATTTCTCACCACACAACCAAAGTATCGCACCACGTATCATTCCGGCGAACCGTGTCACCGCCTCCTGGATTCGTATCGAAGCCCCACGACTCAACTCACGCGCCTTTGATGGTTGGTATGTGCTGCAGTTTTCAGAGATAATGATTTTCAGTGATTCGGAGAACGTCGCGCTGCGTCGCCCTGTCACTGTCTCCTCCAAACTCTCGAATAAGGATGTTAATTGGAATGAGCGCTTCCTCGTCGATGGGCACATGCCCTACCTGATGGACACCGCACAGGAGAAGGGCAGTCTCGCCTTCCTCATTCTACGCAGTGAACGCGCTTCGCTGATGATCGACCTAGGCCATGCGCAACCGATCTCCCGTATTCATCTTCATGAAATAGAAAAAAGCGATACCGTCCCTCAGATTGACAACAGTAGTGTCGGCACCCCTCCGAGGATGCGACTCGAGGGCGCCAACTCTCCCAACTTTTCCGATGCAGTCACGCTACTCGAAACGAATACCGAACGCATGATCAACCAAGGCCCCATCTTAATGTGGCCCTTTCCCGAAACGGTCTGTCGCTACATTCGTATCGTAGATGACTCCGACATTCCGGAATTCCGAATCGGGTTTGCCGAAATAGAGATTTTCTCTAACAAGCACAACGTCGCTCGAGGTGTGATGGTTCAATCCGATCCGCCCGACCAACGCTCCACCCCGTCAGGCTCTAAAGCTTCCACTCGGAGCCTGTCGACATTAACCGACGGTAAAAACCTAACTGGAAACATTCTACCCATCCGAGAATGGCTCAACCAATTGGCGCGCCGACAGGCATTAGAAGTCGAACGCACACAAGTAGCGACTGCACTGGACCAACGCTACACACAGCAGAAAGCTAACCTCAGACGCATGAGTTGGTTGGCCGCCCTGCTCGCCGCTGGTATCAGCATCACACTATTGACCCAGAAGATTATTCGTCAAAAAGTCGTATTTAGAACCCGCGAACGCATCGCAGCCAATCTCCACGATGAGTTGGGCGCCAACTTACACGCCATCGGCCTCTTCGGTAATCTAGCCCAAAAAGAAGCCAATAAGCACGGCGAAGACGAACGATGGAGCAAATTAGTCATGTATGTCGACGAAGTGCGCACGCTTACCAAAAAAACCGGAGAAACAGCGCGCTATTGCACCAACATGCTCGAAGCTAAAGAAATCCATGAGGATATTGTTGGAGAAATACGTCAAATGACGGAGCATCTGTTAATCGACCTAGAGCATACCCTCTCCATTACCTGCGAGCCACAACTGCAACAACTCAAGCCCCGTAAACGCGCCGATCTATACCTCTTCTACAAAGAATGCCTGACCAACATCATCCGCCACTCCGAGGCCACCAAAGTCGAGACTCGTATCGCACTTGAAAATCATCGAATCACGCTCACCGTCACAGACAACGGTTGCGGATTCACCGAAACACCCAAGGCACTCAAACGACGCGCCCGCCTACTAGGAGCAGAACTATCCATCGAAAAGCCGGATACCCGCGGCACTTACATCACTTTACAGCTACGCAAATACTGA